The following proteins come from a genomic window of Notamacropus eugenii isolate mMacEug1 chromosome X, mMacEug1.pri_v2, whole genome shotgun sequence:
- the CDK16 gene encoding cyclin-dependent kinase 16 isoform X8, with product MWGWCQRNIPFYGRVRGHLKGHSGEAEPPAQPAPPADDLCCGALCSYSESTGQGGTPGEGPVPSASQSTLTTQVTMDRMKKIKRQLSMTLRGSRPTEKSSGSEQINIEDSNCSDNGPSPGGRKGTLPSSHSLLPTVRLPPRASRSLPTLGPTPRGPRQPPPPPARRPRATRSLSSPLDHGTRLEIVHEDLKIGSDGESDQASATSSDEVQSPVRVRMRNHPARKISTEDINKRLSLPADIRLPEGYLEKLTLNSPLFDKPLSRRLRRVSLSEIGFGKLETYVKLDKLGEGTYATVYKGKSKLTDNLVALKEIRLEHEEGAPCTAIREVSLLKDLKHANIVTLHDIIHTDKSLTLVFEYLDKDLKQYLEDCGNVINMHNVKLFLFQLLRGLAYCHRQKVLHRDLKPQNLLINERGELKLADFGLARAKSIPTKTYSNEVVTLWYRPPDILLGSTDYSTQIDMWGVGCIFYEMATGRPLFPGSTVEEQLHFIFRILGTPTEETWPGISCNEEFKNYDYPKYRAEALPSHAPRLDTDGVDLLARLLQFEGRNRISADDAMRHPFFQSLGSRIHKLPDTTSIFALKEIQLQKEPGLRSASLTDSGGCGPQPPTPSGSGPTGSSQ from the exons ATGTGGGGCTGGTGCCAACGGAACATACCATTCTATGGCCGAGTCCGGGGCCACCTTAAGGGGCATTCGGGAGAAGCTGAGCCCCCTGCCCAACCTGCCCCTCCAGCTGATGACCTGTGTTGTGGGGCCCTGTGCTCCTACAGTGAGTCTACTGGGCAGGGCGGCACACCAGGAGAAGGCCCTGTGCCCTCAGCTAGCCAGTCGACCCTCACCACCCAG GTCACCATGGACCGAATGAAGAAGATCAAACGACAGCTTTCCATGACGCTCAGAGGCAGCCGACCCACGGAAAAGAGCAGCGGCTCTGAGCAGATCAACATCGAAGACAGTAACTGCAGTGACAACG GCCCTAGCCCTGGTGGGAGGAAGGGCACCTTGCCCTCATCCCACAGCCTGCTACCCACGGTTCGCCTGCCCCCCCGAGCCTCCAGGAGCCTGCCCACCCTGGGCCCAACCCCCCGGGGACCCCGGCAGCCTCCACCACCGCCGGCTCGCCGGCCCCGGGCCACTCGCAGTCTCAGCTCCCCACTGGACCATGGCACCAGACTAG AGATTGTGCATGAAGACCTGAAGATCGGTTCCGATGGGGAGAGTGACCAGGCATCAGCCACATCCTCTGATGAGGTGCAGTCACCTGTGAGGGTCCGAATGCGAAACCATCCAGCCCGCAAGATCTCTACTGAG GACATCAACAAACGCCTCTCCCTACCTGCCGACATCAGGCTGCCTGAGGGCTATCTGGAGAAGCTGACCCTCAATAGCCCACTCTTTGACAAGCCCCTGAGCCGGCGCCTCCGCCGGGTCTCCCTG TCTGAAATTGGCTTTGGAAAGCTGGAGACGTACGTGAAGCTGGACAAACTAGGGGAG GGTACCTACGCCACAGTGTATAAGGGGAAAAGTAAGCTGACGGATAACCTGGTGGCGCTGAAGGAGATCCGGCTGGAGCATGAGGAAGGTGCCCCCTGCACCGCTATCCGAGAAG TGTCGCTGCTGAAGGACCTGAAACACGCCAATATTGTCACCCTGCATGACATCATTCACACAGACAAATCCCTGACTCTGGTCTTTGAGTATCTG GACAAGGACCTGAAGCAGTACCTGGAGGACTGTGGAAATGTCATCAACATGCACAATGTCAAG CTCTTCTTGTTCCAGTTGCTCCGGGGCCTGGCCTACTGTCATCGGCAGAAGGTGCTACACCGTGACCTCAAACCACAGAACCTGCTGATCAATGAGCGTGGAGAGCTCAAGCTGGCTGACTTTG GCCTGGCCAGGGCCAAGTCTATCCCAACCAAAACCTACTCCAATGAGGTGGTGACGCTGTGGTACCGGCCTCCAGACATCCTGCTGGGCTCCACAGACTATTCTACTCAGATAGACATGTG GGGCGTGGGCTGCATATTCTATGAGATGGCCACAGGCCGGCCCCTCTTCCCTGGCTCTACGGTGGAGGAGCAGCTTCATTTCATCTTTCGGATTTTGG GGACCCCCACTGAAGAGACTTGGCCAGGAATTTCATGCAATGAGGAGTTCAAGAACTATGACTACCCCAAGTACCGGGCAGAGGCATTGCCGAGCCACGCCCCCCG GCTGGACACTGATGGGGTGGACCTTTTGGCCAGACTACTGCAG TTTGAGGGACGGAATCGGATCTCTGCAGATGACGCCATGAGACACCCCTTCTTCCAGAGTTTGGGGTCGAGAATCCATAAACTCCCTGACA CTACTTCCATATTTGCACTAAAGGAGATCCAGTTACAGAAGGAGCCCGGCCTTCGCTCAGCCTCCCTCACGGACTCGGGTGGGTGTGGCCCccagccccccaccccctccGGCAGTGGGCCCACTGGCTCCTCCCAATAG
- the CDK16 gene encoding cyclin-dependent kinase 16 isoform X6, with protein sequence MWGWCQRNIPFYGRVRGHLKGHSGEAEPPAQPAPPADDLCCGALCSYSESTGQGGTPGEGPVPSASQSTLTTQVTMDRMKKIKRQLSMTLRGSRPTEKSSGSEQINIEDSNCSDNGPSPGGRKGTLPSSHSLLPTVRLPPRASRSLPTLGPTPRGPRQPPPPPARRPRATRSLSSPLDHGTRLEIVHEDLKIGSDGESDQASATSSDEVQSPVRVRMRNHPARKISTEDINKRLSLPADIRLPEGYLEKLTLNSPLFDKPLSRRLRRVSLSEIGFGKLETYVKLDKLGEGTYATVYKGKSKLTDNLVALKEIRLEHEEGAPCTAIREGAGGGGGEGITALRSSGPGTPYPSSPSRLPLISPTVSLLKDLKHANIVTLHDIIHTDKSLTLVFEYLDKDLKQYLEDCGNVINMHNVKLFLFQLLRGLAYCHRQKVLHRDLKPQNLLINERGELKLADFGLARAKSIPTKTYSNEVVTLWYRPPDILLGSTDYSTQIDMWGVGCIFYEMATGRPLFPGSTVEEQLHFIFRILGTPTEETWPGISCNEEFKNYDYPKYRAEALPSHAPRLDTDGVDLLARLLQFEGRNRISADDAMRHPFFQSLGSRIHKLPDTTSIFALKEIQLQKEPGLRSASLTDSGGCGPQPPTPSGSGPTGSSQ encoded by the exons ATGTGGGGCTGGTGCCAACGGAACATACCATTCTATGGCCGAGTCCGGGGCCACCTTAAGGGGCATTCGGGAGAAGCTGAGCCCCCTGCCCAACCTGCCCCTCCAGCTGATGACCTGTGTTGTGGGGCCCTGTGCTCCTACAGTGAGTCTACTGGGCAGGGCGGCACACCAGGAGAAGGCCCTGTGCCCTCAGCTAGCCAGTCGACCCTCACCACCCAG GTCACCATGGACCGAATGAAGAAGATCAAACGACAGCTTTCCATGACGCTCAGAGGCAGCCGACCCACGGAAAAGAGCAGCGGCTCTGAGCAGATCAACATCGAAGACAGTAACTGCAGTGACAACG GCCCTAGCCCTGGTGGGAGGAAGGGCACCTTGCCCTCATCCCACAGCCTGCTACCCACGGTTCGCCTGCCCCCCCGAGCCTCCAGGAGCCTGCCCACCCTGGGCCCAACCCCCCGGGGACCCCGGCAGCCTCCACCACCGCCGGCTCGCCGGCCCCGGGCCACTCGCAGTCTCAGCTCCCCACTGGACCATGGCACCAGACTAG AGATTGTGCATGAAGACCTGAAGATCGGTTCCGATGGGGAGAGTGACCAGGCATCAGCCACATCCTCTGATGAGGTGCAGTCACCTGTGAGGGTCCGAATGCGAAACCATCCAGCCCGCAAGATCTCTACTGAG GACATCAACAAACGCCTCTCCCTACCTGCCGACATCAGGCTGCCTGAGGGCTATCTGGAGAAGCTGACCCTCAATAGCCCACTCTTTGACAAGCCCCTGAGCCGGCGCCTCCGCCGGGTCTCCCTG TCTGAAATTGGCTTTGGAAAGCTGGAGACGTACGTGAAGCTGGACAAACTAGGGGAG GGTACCTACGCCACAGTGTATAAGGGGAAAAGTAAGCTGACGGATAACCTGGTGGCGCTGAAGGAGATCCGGCTGGAGCATGAGGAAGGTGCCCCCTGCACCGCTATCCGAGAAGGTgctggagggggaggaggggaggggatcaCAGCACTGCGGTCCTCAGGGCCTGGAACCCCATACCCCTCTTCCCCCTCACGTCTCCCCCTCATCTCCCCCACAGTGTCGCTGCTGAAGGACCTGAAACACGCCAATATTGTCACCCTGCATGACATCATTCACACAGACAAATCCCTGACTCTGGTCTTTGAGTATCTG GACAAGGACCTGAAGCAGTACCTGGAGGACTGTGGAAATGTCATCAACATGCACAATGTCAAG CTCTTCTTGTTCCAGTTGCTCCGGGGCCTGGCCTACTGTCATCGGCAGAAGGTGCTACACCGTGACCTCAAACCACAGAACCTGCTGATCAATGAGCGTGGAGAGCTCAAGCTGGCTGACTTTG GCCTGGCCAGGGCCAAGTCTATCCCAACCAAAACCTACTCCAATGAGGTGGTGACGCTGTGGTACCGGCCTCCAGACATCCTGCTGGGCTCCACAGACTATTCTACTCAGATAGACATGTG GGGCGTGGGCTGCATATTCTATGAGATGGCCACAGGCCGGCCCCTCTTCCCTGGCTCTACGGTGGAGGAGCAGCTTCATTTCATCTTTCGGATTTTGG GGACCCCCACTGAAGAGACTTGGCCAGGAATTTCATGCAATGAGGAGTTCAAGAACTATGACTACCCCAAGTACCGGGCAGAGGCATTGCCGAGCCACGCCCCCCG GCTGGACACTGATGGGGTGGACCTTTTGGCCAGACTACTGCAG TTTGAGGGACGGAATCGGATCTCTGCAGATGACGCCATGAGACACCCCTTCTTCCAGAGTTTGGGGTCGAGAATCCATAAACTCCCTGACA CTACTTCCATATTTGCACTAAAGGAGATCCAGTTACAGAAGGAGCCCGGCCTTCGCTCAGCCTCCCTCACGGACTCGGGTGGGTGTGGCCCccagccccccaccccctccGGCAGTGGGCCCACTGGCTCCTCCCAATAG
- the CDK16 gene encoding cyclin-dependent kinase 16 isoform X11 — MWGWCQRNIPFYGRVRGHLKGHSGEAEPPAQPAPPADDLCCGALCSYSESTGQGGTPGEGPVPSASQSTLTTQVTMDRMKKIKRQLSMTLRGSRPTEKSSGSEQINIEDSNCSDNEIVHEDLKIGSDGESDQASATSSDEVQSPVRVRMRNHPARKISTEDINKRLSLPADIRLPEGYLEKLTLNSPLFDKPLSRRLRRVSLSEIGFGKLETYVKLDKLGEGTYATVYKGKSKLTDNLVALKEIRLEHEEGAPCTAIREGAGGGGGEGITALRSSGPGTPYPSSPSRLPLISPTVSLLKDLKHANIVTLHDIIHTDKSLTLVFEYLDKDLKQYLEDCGNVINMHNVKLFLFQLLRGLAYCHRQKVLHRDLKPQNLLINERGELKLADFGLARAKSIPTKTYSNEVVTLWYRPPDILLGSTDYSTQIDMWGVGCIFYEMATGRPLFPGSTVEEQLHFIFRILGTPTEETWPGISCNEEFKNYDYPKYRAEALPSHAPRLDTDGVDLLARLLQFEGRNRISADDAMRHPFFQSLGSRIHKLPDTTSIFALKEIQLQKEPGLRSASLTDSGGCGPQPPTPSGSGPTGSSQ, encoded by the exons ATGTGGGGCTGGTGCCAACGGAACATACCATTCTATGGCCGAGTCCGGGGCCACCTTAAGGGGCATTCGGGAGAAGCTGAGCCCCCTGCCCAACCTGCCCCTCCAGCTGATGACCTGTGTTGTGGGGCCCTGTGCTCCTACAGTGAGTCTACTGGGCAGGGCGGCACACCAGGAGAAGGCCCTGTGCCCTCAGCTAGCCAGTCGACCCTCACCACCCAG GTCACCATGGACCGAATGAAGAAGATCAAACGACAGCTTTCCATGACGCTCAGAGGCAGCCGACCCACGGAAAAGAGCAGCGGCTCTGAGCAGATCAACATCGAAGACAGTAACTGCAGTGACAACG AGATTGTGCATGAAGACCTGAAGATCGGTTCCGATGGGGAGAGTGACCAGGCATCAGCCACATCCTCTGATGAGGTGCAGTCACCTGTGAGGGTCCGAATGCGAAACCATCCAGCCCGCAAGATCTCTACTGAG GACATCAACAAACGCCTCTCCCTACCTGCCGACATCAGGCTGCCTGAGGGCTATCTGGAGAAGCTGACCCTCAATAGCCCACTCTTTGACAAGCCCCTGAGCCGGCGCCTCCGCCGGGTCTCCCTG TCTGAAATTGGCTTTGGAAAGCTGGAGACGTACGTGAAGCTGGACAAACTAGGGGAG GGTACCTACGCCACAGTGTATAAGGGGAAAAGTAAGCTGACGGATAACCTGGTGGCGCTGAAGGAGATCCGGCTGGAGCATGAGGAAGGTGCCCCCTGCACCGCTATCCGAGAAGGTgctggagggggaggaggggaggggatcaCAGCACTGCGGTCCTCAGGGCCTGGAACCCCATACCCCTCTTCCCCCTCACGTCTCCCCCTCATCTCCCCCACAGTGTCGCTGCTGAAGGACCTGAAACACGCCAATATTGTCACCCTGCATGACATCATTCACACAGACAAATCCCTGACTCTGGTCTTTGAGTATCTG GACAAGGACCTGAAGCAGTACCTGGAGGACTGTGGAAATGTCATCAACATGCACAATGTCAAG CTCTTCTTGTTCCAGTTGCTCCGGGGCCTGGCCTACTGTCATCGGCAGAAGGTGCTACACCGTGACCTCAAACCACAGAACCTGCTGATCAATGAGCGTGGAGAGCTCAAGCTGGCTGACTTTG GCCTGGCCAGGGCCAAGTCTATCCCAACCAAAACCTACTCCAATGAGGTGGTGACGCTGTGGTACCGGCCTCCAGACATCCTGCTGGGCTCCACAGACTATTCTACTCAGATAGACATGTG GGGCGTGGGCTGCATATTCTATGAGATGGCCACAGGCCGGCCCCTCTTCCCTGGCTCTACGGTGGAGGAGCAGCTTCATTTCATCTTTCGGATTTTGG GGACCCCCACTGAAGAGACTTGGCCAGGAATTTCATGCAATGAGGAGTTCAAGAACTATGACTACCCCAAGTACCGGGCAGAGGCATTGCCGAGCCACGCCCCCCG GCTGGACACTGATGGGGTGGACCTTTTGGCCAGACTACTGCAG TTTGAGGGACGGAATCGGATCTCTGCAGATGACGCCATGAGACACCCCTTCTTCCAGAGTTTGGGGTCGAGAATCCATAAACTCCCTGACA CTACTTCCATATTTGCACTAAAGGAGATCCAGTTACAGAAGGAGCCCGGCCTTCGCTCAGCCTCCCTCACGGACTCGGGTGGGTGTGGCCCccagccccccaccccctccGGCAGTGGGCCCACTGGCTCCTCCCAATAG
- the CDK16 gene encoding cyclin-dependent kinase 16 isoform X12: MWGWCQRNIPFYGRVRGHLKGHSGEAEPPAQPAPPADDLCCGALCSYSESTGQGGTPGEGPVPSASQSTLTTQVTMDRMKKIKRQLSMTLRGSRPTEKSSGSEQINIEDSNCSDNEIVHEDLKIGSDGESDQASATSSDEVQSPVRVRMRNHPARKISTEDINKRLSLPADIRLPEGYLEKLTLNSPLFDKPLSRRLRRVSLSEIGFGKLETYVKLDKLGEGTYATVYKGKSKLTDNLVALKEIRLEHEEGAPCTAIREVSLLKDLKHANIVTLHDIIHTDKSLTLVFEYLDKDLKQYLEDCGNVINMHNVKLFLFQLLRGLAYCHRQKVLHRDLKPQNLLINERGELKLADFGLARAKSIPTKTYSNEVVTLWYRPPDILLGSTDYSTQIDMWGVGCIFYEMATGRPLFPGSTVEEQLHFIFRILGTPTEETWPGISCNEEFKNYDYPKYRAEALPSHAPRLDTDGVDLLARLLQFEGRNRISADDAMRHPFFQSLGSRIHKLPDTTSIFALKEIQLQKEPGLRSASLTDSGGCGPQPPTPSGSGPTGSSQ; encoded by the exons ATGTGGGGCTGGTGCCAACGGAACATACCATTCTATGGCCGAGTCCGGGGCCACCTTAAGGGGCATTCGGGAGAAGCTGAGCCCCCTGCCCAACCTGCCCCTCCAGCTGATGACCTGTGTTGTGGGGCCCTGTGCTCCTACAGTGAGTCTACTGGGCAGGGCGGCACACCAGGAGAAGGCCCTGTGCCCTCAGCTAGCCAGTCGACCCTCACCACCCAG GTCACCATGGACCGAATGAAGAAGATCAAACGACAGCTTTCCATGACGCTCAGAGGCAGCCGACCCACGGAAAAGAGCAGCGGCTCTGAGCAGATCAACATCGAAGACAGTAACTGCAGTGACAACG AGATTGTGCATGAAGACCTGAAGATCGGTTCCGATGGGGAGAGTGACCAGGCATCAGCCACATCCTCTGATGAGGTGCAGTCACCTGTGAGGGTCCGAATGCGAAACCATCCAGCCCGCAAGATCTCTACTGAG GACATCAACAAACGCCTCTCCCTACCTGCCGACATCAGGCTGCCTGAGGGCTATCTGGAGAAGCTGACCCTCAATAGCCCACTCTTTGACAAGCCCCTGAGCCGGCGCCTCCGCCGGGTCTCCCTG TCTGAAATTGGCTTTGGAAAGCTGGAGACGTACGTGAAGCTGGACAAACTAGGGGAG GGTACCTACGCCACAGTGTATAAGGGGAAAAGTAAGCTGACGGATAACCTGGTGGCGCTGAAGGAGATCCGGCTGGAGCATGAGGAAGGTGCCCCCTGCACCGCTATCCGAGAAG TGTCGCTGCTGAAGGACCTGAAACACGCCAATATTGTCACCCTGCATGACATCATTCACACAGACAAATCCCTGACTCTGGTCTTTGAGTATCTG GACAAGGACCTGAAGCAGTACCTGGAGGACTGTGGAAATGTCATCAACATGCACAATGTCAAG CTCTTCTTGTTCCAGTTGCTCCGGGGCCTGGCCTACTGTCATCGGCAGAAGGTGCTACACCGTGACCTCAAACCACAGAACCTGCTGATCAATGAGCGTGGAGAGCTCAAGCTGGCTGACTTTG GCCTGGCCAGGGCCAAGTCTATCCCAACCAAAACCTACTCCAATGAGGTGGTGACGCTGTGGTACCGGCCTCCAGACATCCTGCTGGGCTCCACAGACTATTCTACTCAGATAGACATGTG GGGCGTGGGCTGCATATTCTATGAGATGGCCACAGGCCGGCCCCTCTTCCCTGGCTCTACGGTGGAGGAGCAGCTTCATTTCATCTTTCGGATTTTGG GGACCCCCACTGAAGAGACTTGGCCAGGAATTTCATGCAATGAGGAGTTCAAGAACTATGACTACCCCAAGTACCGGGCAGAGGCATTGCCGAGCCACGCCCCCCG GCTGGACACTGATGGGGTGGACCTTTTGGCCAGACTACTGCAG TTTGAGGGACGGAATCGGATCTCTGCAGATGACGCCATGAGACACCCCTTCTTCCAGAGTTTGGGGTCGAGAATCCATAAACTCCCTGACA CTACTTCCATATTTGCACTAAAGGAGATCCAGTTACAGAAGGAGCCCGGCCTTCGCTCAGCCTCCCTCACGGACTCGGGTGGGTGTGGCCCccagccccccaccccctccGGCAGTGGGCCCACTGGCTCCTCCCAATAG
- the CDK16 gene encoding cyclin-dependent kinase 16 isoform X5 has protein sequence MDRMKKIKRQLSMTLRGSRPTEKSSGSEQINIEDSNCSDNGPSPGGRKGTLPSSHSLLPTVRLPPRASRSLPTLGPTPRGPRQPPPPPARRPRATRSLSSPLDHGTRLEIVHEDLKIGSDGESDQASATSSDEVQSPVRVRMRNHPARKISTEDINKRLSLPADIRLPEGYLEKLTLNSPLFDKPLSRRLRRVSLSEIGFGKLETYVKLDKLGEGTYATVYKGKSKLTDNLVALKEIRLEHEEGAPCTAIREVSLLKDLKHANIVTLHDIIHTDKSLTLVFEYLDKDLKQYLEDCGNVINMHNVKLFLFQLLRGLAYCHRQKVLHRDLKPQNLLINERGELKLADFGLARAKSIPTKTYSNEVVTLWYRPPDILLGSTDYSTQIDMWGVGCIFYEMATGRPLFPGSTVEEQLHFIFRILGTPTEETWPGISCNEEFKNYDYPKYRAEALPSHAPRLDTDGVDLLARLLQFEGRNRISADDAMRHPFFQSLGSRIHKLPDTTSIFALKEIQLQKEPGLRSASLTDSGRPAFRVVDTEF, from the exons ATGGACCGAATGAAGAAGATCAAACGACAGCTTTCCATGACGCTCAGAGGCAGCCGACCCACGGAAAAGAGCAGCGGCTCTGAGCAGATCAACATCGAAGACAGTAACTGCAGTGACAACG GCCCTAGCCCTGGTGGGAGGAAGGGCACCTTGCCCTCATCCCACAGCCTGCTACCCACGGTTCGCCTGCCCCCCCGAGCCTCCAGGAGCCTGCCCACCCTGGGCCCAACCCCCCGGGGACCCCGGCAGCCTCCACCACCGCCGGCTCGCCGGCCCCGGGCCACTCGCAGTCTCAGCTCCCCACTGGACCATGGCACCAGACTAG AGATTGTGCATGAAGACCTGAAGATCGGTTCCGATGGGGAGAGTGACCAGGCATCAGCCACATCCTCTGATGAGGTGCAGTCACCTGTGAGGGTCCGAATGCGAAACCATCCAGCCCGCAAGATCTCTACTGAG GACATCAACAAACGCCTCTCCCTACCTGCCGACATCAGGCTGCCTGAGGGCTATCTGGAGAAGCTGACCCTCAATAGCCCACTCTTTGACAAGCCCCTGAGCCGGCGCCTCCGCCGGGTCTCCCTG TCTGAAATTGGCTTTGGAAAGCTGGAGACGTACGTGAAGCTGGACAAACTAGGGGAG GGTACCTACGCCACAGTGTATAAGGGGAAAAGTAAGCTGACGGATAACCTGGTGGCGCTGAAGGAGATCCGGCTGGAGCATGAGGAAGGTGCCCCCTGCACCGCTATCCGAGAAG TGTCGCTGCTGAAGGACCTGAAACACGCCAATATTGTCACCCTGCATGACATCATTCACACAGACAAATCCCTGACTCTGGTCTTTGAGTATCTG GACAAGGACCTGAAGCAGTACCTGGAGGACTGTGGAAATGTCATCAACATGCACAATGTCAAG CTCTTCTTGTTCCAGTTGCTCCGGGGCCTGGCCTACTGTCATCGGCAGAAGGTGCTACACCGTGACCTCAAACCACAGAACCTGCTGATCAATGAGCGTGGAGAGCTCAAGCTGGCTGACTTTG GCCTGGCCAGGGCCAAGTCTATCCCAACCAAAACCTACTCCAATGAGGTGGTGACGCTGTGGTACCGGCCTCCAGACATCCTGCTGGGCTCCACAGACTATTCTACTCAGATAGACATGTG GGGCGTGGGCTGCATATTCTATGAGATGGCCACAGGCCGGCCCCTCTTCCCTGGCTCTACGGTGGAGGAGCAGCTTCATTTCATCTTTCGGATTTTGG GGACCCCCACTGAAGAGACTTGGCCAGGAATTTCATGCAATGAGGAGTTCAAGAACTATGACTACCCCAAGTACCGGGCAGAGGCATTGCCGAGCCACGCCCCCCG GCTGGACACTGATGGGGTGGACCTTTTGGCCAGACTACTGCAG TTTGAGGGACGGAATCGGATCTCTGCAGATGACGCCATGAGACACCCCTTCTTCCAGAGTTTGGGGTCGAGAATCCATAAACTCCCTGACA CTACTTCCATATTTGCACTAAAGGAGATCCAGTTACAGAAGGAGCCCGGCCTTCGCTCAGCCTCCCTCACGGACTCGG GCAGGCCAGCCTTCCGGGTGGTGGACACCGAGTTCTAG
- the CDK16 gene encoding cyclin-dependent kinase 16 isoform X4: MDRMKKIKRQLSMTLRGSRPTEKSSGSEQINIEDSNCSDNGPSPGGRKGTLPSSHSLLPTVRLPPRASRSLPTLGPTPRGPRQPPPPPARRPRATRSLSSPLDHGTRLEIVHEDLKIGSDGESDQASATSSDEVQSPVRVRMRNHPARKISTEDINKRLSLPADIRLPEGYLEKLTLNSPLFDKPLSRRLRRVSLSEIGFGKLETYVKLDKLGEGTYATVYKGKSKLTDNLVALKEIRLEHEEGAPCTAIREVSLLKDLKHANIVTLHDIIHTDKSLTLVFEYLDKDLKQYLEDCGNVINMHNVKLFLFQLLRGLAYCHRQKVLHRDLKPQNLLINERGELKLADFGLARAKSIPTKTYSNEVVTLWYRPPDILLGSTDYSTQIDMWGVGCIFYEMATGRPLFPGSTVEEQLHFIFRILGTPTEETWPGISCNEEFKNYDYPKYRAEALPSHAPRLDTDGVDLLARLLQFEGRNRISADDAMRHPFFQSLGSRIHKLPDTTSIFALKEIQLQKEPGLRSASLTDSGGCGPQPPTPSGSGPTGSSQ, from the exons ATGGACCGAATGAAGAAGATCAAACGACAGCTTTCCATGACGCTCAGAGGCAGCCGACCCACGGAAAAGAGCAGCGGCTCTGAGCAGATCAACATCGAAGACAGTAACTGCAGTGACAACG GCCCTAGCCCTGGTGGGAGGAAGGGCACCTTGCCCTCATCCCACAGCCTGCTACCCACGGTTCGCCTGCCCCCCCGAGCCTCCAGGAGCCTGCCCACCCTGGGCCCAACCCCCCGGGGACCCCGGCAGCCTCCACCACCGCCGGCTCGCCGGCCCCGGGCCACTCGCAGTCTCAGCTCCCCACTGGACCATGGCACCAGACTAG AGATTGTGCATGAAGACCTGAAGATCGGTTCCGATGGGGAGAGTGACCAGGCATCAGCCACATCCTCTGATGAGGTGCAGTCACCTGTGAGGGTCCGAATGCGAAACCATCCAGCCCGCAAGATCTCTACTGAG GACATCAACAAACGCCTCTCCCTACCTGCCGACATCAGGCTGCCTGAGGGCTATCTGGAGAAGCTGACCCTCAATAGCCCACTCTTTGACAAGCCCCTGAGCCGGCGCCTCCGCCGGGTCTCCCTG TCTGAAATTGGCTTTGGAAAGCTGGAGACGTACGTGAAGCTGGACAAACTAGGGGAG GGTACCTACGCCACAGTGTATAAGGGGAAAAGTAAGCTGACGGATAACCTGGTGGCGCTGAAGGAGATCCGGCTGGAGCATGAGGAAGGTGCCCCCTGCACCGCTATCCGAGAAG TGTCGCTGCTGAAGGACCTGAAACACGCCAATATTGTCACCCTGCATGACATCATTCACACAGACAAATCCCTGACTCTGGTCTTTGAGTATCTG GACAAGGACCTGAAGCAGTACCTGGAGGACTGTGGAAATGTCATCAACATGCACAATGTCAAG CTCTTCTTGTTCCAGTTGCTCCGGGGCCTGGCCTACTGTCATCGGCAGAAGGTGCTACACCGTGACCTCAAACCACAGAACCTGCTGATCAATGAGCGTGGAGAGCTCAAGCTGGCTGACTTTG GCCTGGCCAGGGCCAAGTCTATCCCAACCAAAACCTACTCCAATGAGGTGGTGACGCTGTGGTACCGGCCTCCAGACATCCTGCTGGGCTCCACAGACTATTCTACTCAGATAGACATGTG GGGCGTGGGCTGCATATTCTATGAGATGGCCACAGGCCGGCCCCTCTTCCCTGGCTCTACGGTGGAGGAGCAGCTTCATTTCATCTTTCGGATTTTGG GGACCCCCACTGAAGAGACTTGGCCAGGAATTTCATGCAATGAGGAGTTCAAGAACTATGACTACCCCAAGTACCGGGCAGAGGCATTGCCGAGCCACGCCCCCCG GCTGGACACTGATGGGGTGGACCTTTTGGCCAGACTACTGCAG TTTGAGGGACGGAATCGGATCTCTGCAGATGACGCCATGAGACACCCCTTCTTCCAGAGTTTGGGGTCGAGAATCCATAAACTCCCTGACA CTACTTCCATATTTGCACTAAAGGAGATCCAGTTACAGAAGGAGCCCGGCCTTCGCTCAGCCTCCCTCACGGACTCGGGTGGGTGTGGCCCccagccccccaccccctccGGCAGTGGGCCCACTGGCTCCTCCCAATAG